Proteins encoded by one window of Synechococcus sp. WH 7805:
- a CDS encoding leucine-rich repeat protein produces the protein MLSPSSFTFIDSQAFWLSGTQSLVISDSVTSIGSSAFLDDLLTSVVIGNGVTSIGIDAFRNNQLTSVVIPDSVISIGGNAFSDNLLTNVVIGNGVTSIGIDAFRNNQLTSVVIPDSVTSIGGNAFSDNLLTNVVIGNGVTSIGIDAFRNNQLTSVVIPDSVTSIGGNAFSDNLLTNVVIGNGVTSIDFDAFRNNQLTSVVIPDSVASIAGNAFADNLLTSVVIGNGVTSIGFDAFRNNQLTSVVIPDSVASIGGNAFAGNLLTSVVIGNGVTSIGFDAFRNNQLTSVVIPDSVASIAGNAFSDNLLTSAVIGNGVTSIGLDAFRNNQLSSLIIPDSVTRIGARAFANNQLTRVVIPDSVTMVAGDAFDPSVELIFGDGLIGDNFDNALIGGAANDFVFGKLGDDFIDGGEGNDTAQFTEAKNRVDLRNAALQVTGDGVDQLISIENVNGGAGNDKIKGNRFANILNGEDGNDKLTGLGGGDVLSGEGGNDKLFGGSGDDKLFGGNGKDKLKGDKGIDQLWGGEGRDIFEVTTGDGYDIIEDFTDRKDRIFLGVISSDVDLIVLGRDILIVQQLDALALVKNGAGKLQLEGEFLI, from the coding sequence ATGTTAAGTCCAAGCAGCTTTACTTTTATCGACTCACAGGCTTTTTGGCTAAGTGGCACTCAAAGTCTTGTCATCTCCGATAGTGTCACTTCCATTGGTAGTAGTGCGTTTTTAGACGATCTATTGACAAGCGTTGTCATTGGCAATGGCGTCACTTCTATTGGCATCGATGCATTTAGAAACAATCAACTCACTAGCGTTGTCATCCCCGATAGCGTTATTTCCATTGGTGGCAATGCATTTTCAGACAATCTATTGACTAACGTTGTCATTGGCAATGGCGTCACTTCTATTGGCATCGATGCATTTAGAAATAATCAACTCACTAGCGTTGTCATCCCCGATAGCGTTACTTCCATTGGTGGCAATGCATTTTCAGACAATCTATTGACTAACGTTGTCATTGGCAATGGCGTCACTTCTATTGGCATCGATGCATTTAGAAATAATCAACTCACTAGCGTTGTCATCCCCGATAGCGTTACTTCCATTGGTGGCAATGCATTTTCAGACAATCTATTGACTAACGTTGTCATTGGCAATGGCGTCACTTCTATTGACTTCGATGCATTTAGAAATAATCAACTCACTAGCGTTGTTATCCCCGATAGCGTTGCTTCCATTGCTGGTAATGCATTTGCAGATAATCTATTGACAAGTGTTGTCATTGGCAATGGCGTCACTTCTATTGGCTTCGATGCATTTAGAAATAATCAACTCACTAGCGTTGTTATCCCCGATAGCGTTGCTTCCATTGGTGGCAATGCATTTGCAGGTAATCTATTGACAAGCGTTGTCATTGGCAATGGCGTCACTTCTATTGGCTTCGATGCATTTAGAAATAATCAACTCACTAGCGTTGTCATCCCCGATAGCGTTGCTTCCATTGCTGGCAATGCATTTTCAGACAATCTATTGACAAGCGCTGTCATTGGCAATGGCGTCACTTCTATTGGCTTGGATGCATTTAGAAATAATCAACTGTCTAGCCTTATCATCCCCGATAGCGTTACTCGAATTGGTGCTAGAGCATTTGCAAATAATCAGCTAACCAGAGTTGTCATCCCCGATAGCGTCACTATGGTTGCTGGTGATGCATTTGATCCCAGCGTAGAATTGATTTTTGGCGATGGCTTGATAGGTGATAATTTTGACAATGCTCTAATTGGTGGAGCTGCTAATGACTTTGTTTTCGGGAAGCTCGGAGATGACTTTATTGATGGTGGAGAAGGTAACGATACTGCTCAATTTACGGAGGCGAAGAATCGAGTTGACCTCCGCAATGCAGCGCTTCAGGTCACTGGTGATGGTGTTGATCAGTTGATTTCTATTGAAAATGTAAATGGGGGGGCTGGTAATGACAAAATCAAGGGTAATAGGTTTGCCAATATTCTTAATGGAGAAGATGGTAATGATAAATTAACTGGTCTTGGAGGTGGTGATGTTTTGTCTGGAGAGGGAGGTAATGACAAGTTGTTTGGTGGCAGCGGGGACGACAAATTATTTGGTGGAAATGGAAAAGATAAATTAAAAGGCGATAAAGGTATTGATCAACTTTGGGGTGGAGAAGGTAGGGACATCTTTGAAGTCACCACAGGCGATGGTTACGACATCATCGAAGACTTCACTGATAGAAAGGATCGTATCTTCTTAGGGGTAATTTCTTCAGATGTTGATCTTATTGTGCTCGGACGGGATATTCTCATTGTTCAGCAATTAGACGCACTGGCTCTTGTCAAAAATGGCGCTGGCAAACTTCAGTTGGAAGGTGAGTTTCTCATCTGA
- a CDS encoding class I SAM-dependent methyltransferase, with amino-acid sequence MQDIYYTYLPRDQGQGVNLVEGKDVFFEDSGLGAFLRYSSYNGEIISALAHQLVKSETIKKILFVRTPSTGGWIEQLEFGNAVDVDREYYFDQRQRASKISSQTNFNRRQHFELAMQNKIQSGLAYDLIVIDGYHDYHVSLKDFELCFNCLAQDGILLSHDCAPASPEMAEPIFKPGAWCGCTYASLITYAASNPDIALTIFDTDTGIGIARRHCSKLRTNWLRNPKRPDAGIQSEFLSLVSASEFKKAYTYFRANASALADFKSIWLKS; translated from the coding sequence ATGCAGGATATTTATTACACTTACCTTCCAAGAGACCAAGGCCAGGGTGTTAATCTTGTCGAAGGAAAGGATGTTTTCTTTGAAGACTCTGGTCTAGGGGCATTCCTTCGATACTCGTCATACAATGGAGAAATAATTTCTGCGCTCGCGCATCAACTAGTCAAATCAGAAACAATTAAAAAAATATTATTTGTGCGAACGCCTTCTACCGGTGGATGGATTGAGCAACTTGAATTCGGCAACGCTGTAGATGTTGATCGAGAATATTACTTTGATCAGCGGCAGCGTGCATCTAAGATCAGCAGCCAAACCAATTTCAATAGGCGTCAACACTTTGAGCTTGCAATGCAAAATAAAATACAATCCGGCTTGGCTTACGATTTAATAGTTATTGATGGATACCATGACTACCATGTAAGCCTCAAAGATTTTGAGCTCTGTTTCAATTGCCTTGCTCAGGACGGAATACTTTTAAGTCATGACTGTGCTCCAGCGTCCCCTGAAATGGCTGAGCCAATATTTAAGCCTGGCGCATGGTGTGGATGTACGTATGCAAGCCTAATTACTTATGCAGCCTCTAATCCTGATATTGCCTTGACTATCTTCGATACAGATACCGGAATTGGTATCGCAAGAAGGCATTGTTCAAAACTAAGAACTAATTGGCTTAGAAATCCAAAACGCCCAGATGCAGGCATCCAATCAGAGTTTCTTTCTCTTGTCAGTGCATCTGAATTCAAAAAGGCATACACTTACTTCAGAGCTAATGCATCAGCGTTGGCCGACTTCAAATCGATTTGGTTAAAAAGCTAA
- a CDS encoding DUF6790 family protein, translating to MALSSNPRISKVLLQLSWMVGGIGFWNAFNSIGSGDVGASTQWISAWAVGGVGLLSFVRHAVFHRSDAVRMGWVYGHRNDFQLEVGFANLAWGVVAIVGLIQGWDAQALGALILLVGIYMLQAAVLHLLELKEATNPRYGSKFVNLAYSICLFWFGIKALSV from the coding sequence ATGGCTTTGTCGAGCAACCCAAGAATTTCCAAGGTGTTATTACAGCTATCATGGATGGTTGGAGGCATTGGATTCTGGAATGCTTTTAACTCCATTGGTTCTGGAGATGTTGGCGCTTCTACTCAATGGATATCAGCGTGGGCTGTCGGCGGCGTAGGTCTGTTGTCCTTTGTTCGGCATGCCGTCTTTCACAGAAGTGATGCGGTGCGCATGGGCTGGGTCTATGGACACCGAAACGACTTTCAGCTTGAAGTTGGTTTCGCAAATCTCGCGTGGGGTGTGGTAGCAATCGTTGGACTGATCCAAGGATGGGATGCACAAGCCCTCGGAGCATTGATCTTACTTGTCGGCATTTATATGTTGCAGGCGGCGGTCTTACACCTTCTTGAGCTAAAGGAAGCCACAAATCCCAGATACGGAAGCAAGTTTGTAAACCTAGCGTATTCCATTTGCTTGTTTTGGTTTGGAATCAAGGCTCTCTCTGTATGA
- a CDS encoding ATPase-like protein, which translates to MAIISDDLEHLRAEGWTEANIDWAVEAGVRSVDAAEAEDLGIGCRSNTGIIHPTGLFFPYGSSDGKTYGQLRCHGKIKRPNGKTAPKYLPTVGVKPIVWVPPEEEPQAITEGWKDGAAPFLRHGIPCGAIGAPSYFRCMEGQLPGVPYILDPDTPFVLEVWRILVACGLEQDRKIGHLPWMPDHPKGGLTEFCFSNNASQQDVMNVIGSVARAKDYLFRLAQIWANATDEQWRAANKNAEAGRVPLLKARAAEQLAKTAARCLSTGEAGALFKVIYKRAGVKKSDLEKIFASKQALIARAERESARRERQGSGQPVYSVDSATTLEACVIHNLNAVNGGQMVARNLQFWRWTEELHHWERRSGHDVKHWLSKDLERYYEPPQSERDIPRFRFSTLDNVKRISGYLQIRLDDPRLDGSPHLIPFTNGVLDVTTGELLDHAPEHGCTYCIQGNYCAPGTGQLGPAFHHLLQTSYDKAHHQMLRAGMRMIVDPTMPSGKALVLEGASGSGKGALVNGVIRRLFPTHAISALSRLDQLDGKEAIYQSVLGKRLITFGDLIGKQSKYSAFYELVDQSMITARRLFESEEVTVDFAGRFVLAMTKMPMFVDDDGNTGWMRRAFVVPTIPGERDRSLYDGDLEADLATEVGAIASWALAMDRKEAIDILQGRSDDEEVQRVQAKAAASTDSLSEFIDHCLVPTDGTVEADQVDLIDAYRLFCHATGKKALADARFIGQLRKALPHLHQPRRQLSRSVARDRGVDPNNRWLTARFFGFTVDETIWRREATDTIPLVMFDVHDFRSGVDWDSTLAKWKRADLHFQWNRDSKTADTGFISKTVLAQIEGRLLELRKHRPKPTDD; encoded by the coding sequence ATGGCGATCATTTCTGATGACCTCGAACACCTCCGCGCAGAAGGTTGGACTGAAGCGAACATCGATTGGGCAGTTGAAGCGGGCGTGCGGTCCGTTGATGCCGCTGAAGCTGAAGACCTCGGTATCGGTTGCCGGTCAAACACCGGAATCATTCACCCGACAGGTCTGTTCTTTCCCTACGGAAGCAGTGACGGCAAGACCTACGGCCAGCTGCGTTGTCACGGGAAAATCAAGCGACCTAATGGCAAAACTGCGCCGAAGTACCTCCCGACTGTTGGCGTCAAACCAATCGTTTGGGTGCCGCCGGAGGAAGAGCCGCAAGCCATCACCGAAGGATGGAAAGACGGTGCTGCGCCATTTCTTCGCCATGGAATCCCCTGCGGTGCGATCGGAGCGCCGTCGTACTTCCGCTGCATGGAAGGCCAGCTGCCGGGGGTCCCTTACATCCTTGACCCCGACACTCCATTTGTCTTGGAGGTATGGCGGATCCTTGTGGCCTGCGGACTGGAGCAAGACCGGAAGATTGGCCATCTCCCATGGATGCCTGACCATCCCAAGGGGGGCCTGACTGAATTCTGTTTCTCCAATAACGCCAGCCAGCAAGACGTCATGAACGTCATCGGCAGCGTTGCCCGCGCCAAGGATTACCTGTTCCGCCTTGCGCAGATTTGGGCTAATGCAACTGATGAGCAATGGCGGGCAGCCAATAAAAATGCCGAAGCCGGTCGAGTGCCTCTGCTGAAGGCAAGGGCAGCAGAGCAACTCGCCAAAACTGCCGCTCGTTGTCTATCCACCGGTGAAGCCGGTGCGCTGTTCAAGGTCATCTACAAGCGGGCAGGGGTCAAAAAAAGTGACCTCGAAAAGATCTTCGCCAGCAAGCAGGCATTAATTGCAAGGGCGGAAAGGGAGTCCGCAAGACGAGAACGCCAAGGCAGCGGTCAGCCCGTTTATTCCGTGGATTCCGCCACCACCTTGGAAGCCTGCGTCATTCACAATCTCAACGCCGTCAATGGCGGGCAGATGGTCGCTCGCAACCTGCAGTTCTGGCGGTGGACAGAAGAACTCCATCATTGGGAACGCCGTTCCGGCCATGACGTCAAGCATTGGCTGTCCAAAGACCTTGAGCGTTATTACGAGCCGCCTCAAAGCGAACGGGACATCCCCCGCTTTCGGTTCAGCACGCTCGACAACGTCAAACGAATCTCTGGTTACCTGCAGATTCGCCTTGATGACCCGCGCCTTGATGGGTCGCCACACCTAATCCCTTTCACGAATGGCGTGCTTGATGTCACCACCGGTGAACTGCTTGACCATGCCCCAGAGCACGGCTGCACCTATTGCATCCAAGGGAATTACTGCGCACCCGGCACCGGCCAGCTCGGTCCCGCCTTCCATCACCTGCTGCAGACCAGCTACGACAAGGCTCATCACCAAATGCTTCGCGCTGGGATGCGGATGATCGTCGATCCGACCATGCCGTCAGGGAAGGCCCTAGTGCTTGAAGGTGCTTCCGGTTCCGGCAAAGGCGCCTTGGTCAATGGCGTGATCCGGAGGCTATTCCCAACCCATGCCATCAGTGCGCTGTCGCGGCTAGATCAACTCGATGGCAAAGAAGCCATCTATCAATCCGTACTCGGGAAACGCCTGATTACCTTCGGTGACTTGATCGGCAAGCAGTCCAAGTACAGCGCCTTCTACGAACTCGTTGACCAGTCCATGATCACGGCACGGCGGCTTTTTGAATCCGAAGAAGTCACCGTGGATTTCGCTGGCCGCTTCGTGCTGGCCATGACCAAGATGCCGATGTTCGTTGATGACGACGGCAACACCGGCTGGATGCGGCGGGCATTCGTAGTCCCCACCATCCCTGGCGAACGGGACCGGTCCTTGTACGACGGCGACCTTGAAGCTGACCTCGCCACTGAAGTTGGCGCCATTGCCTCATGGGCGCTGGCCATGGACCGCAAAGAAGCCATCGACATCCTTCAAGGGCGTTCTGATGACGAAGAAGTCCAACGCGTTCAAGCCAAAGCCGCGGCCTCTACGGACTCTCTCTCTGAATTCATCGACCACTGTCTTGTCCCTACTGACGGGACGGTTGAAGCAGATCAGGTTGACCTCATTGATGCCTACCGCCTGTTCTGTCACGCCACCGGCAAGAAGGCCCTAGCCGATGCGCGGTTCATCGGACAACTTCGCAAGGCTCTGCCGCACCTTCATCAACCACGACGGCAGCTGTCTCGATCAGTGGCGCGTGATCGCGGCGTTGACCCAAACAACCGTTGGCTGACCGCTCGCTTCTTTGGCTTCACAGTCGACGAAACAATTTGGCGCAGAGAAGCAACTGACACTATTCCTCTCGTCATGTTCGATGTGCATGACTTTCGGTCCGGGGTTGATTGGGACAGCACCCTTGCCAAGTGGAAACGGGCTGACCTGCACTTCCAATGGAATAGGGATTCGAAGACCGCTGACACAGGCTTCATCAGCAAAACAGTGTTAGCTCAAATCGAAGGCAGGCTTCTTGAGCTCCGGAAACATCGCCCCAAGCCAACCGATGACTGA
- a CDS encoding leucine-rich repeat protein has protein sequence MTILTRGIAEGLIRRQGLDLIIPDTYTEIAPFAFNSQPINSVVIPDSVTAIGEAAFEFTDLTRVTLPQGLKEISRDAFGVTRLTSVDIPDSVETIGFRAFAGSPIVDLRLNNGLKLIDNSAFLATKIETLVIPDSVETIGFKAFAALDLDPSNRTLKSLDLGSGITTINSKAFENQQLGGNLKLPDSLTSIGGEAFGNNELTSIEIGSGLKVLDGFLFNNLSSIDIPNTVTVVRGLDGNQLTSIEIPESVTVVSGLSDNQLSSVVIPNSVTDIWNGAFANNQLTNVVIGNSVERIGSDAFRGNQLTSIDIPGNVIDIGNYAFADNQLQELNLDSSLSFNNFINLGVFQNNQLSRVVIPEGIEVIKGGAFSGNSLTSAEFPDSLVRIEGGAFQDNNFTTVVVPDNTSLSGFAFDLDVEIFRESFAPATVVKDVNYTLQSNEDNLILTGVEPLRGNGNEFINIIEGNAGNNKLRGFFAPDILKGNDGRDKIKGDEGADTLIGGVGGDILTGGSGSDSFVYETITDSGVTRKTRDKITDFQVGEDLIDLSQIDANPNLFGDQAFEFIGAAKFSEAGQARFKNGLLRLNVDDDRRAEFQVKLKGVTELFVDSLIL, from the coding sequence ATGACTATTTTGACTCGCGGAATTGCTGAAGGCTTAATCCGCAGGCAAGGCCTAGACCTAATCATTCCCGATACCTACACAGAGATTGCACCATTTGCATTTAACAGTCAACCAATTAATAGTGTTGTAATTCCTGATAGCGTAACGGCAATTGGCGAAGCGGCATTTGAGTTTACTGATCTAACTCGGGTCACTCTTCCTCAAGGCCTTAAAGAGATATCAAGGGATGCTTTTGGCGTTACACGCTTGACAAGCGTAGATATTCCCGACAGCGTTGAGACAATCGGATTTCGCGCCTTTGCTGGTAGCCCTATTGTTGATCTAAGGCTAAACAACGGCCTAAAATTGATTGATAACTCTGCCTTTCTTGCAACAAAAATTGAAACCTTAGTGATTCCAGATAGCGTAGAAACAATTGGCTTCAAAGCTTTTGCGGCGTTAGATTTGGACCCATCAAATAGAACTTTGAAAAGCCTTGATCTAGGCTCTGGTATTACAACCATCAATAGCAAGGCTTTTGAAAACCAACAATTAGGCGGTAATCTAAAGCTTCCTGATAGTCTTACTTCTATTGGTGGCGAAGCCTTTGGCAACAATGAACTGACCAGCATTGAAATTGGTTCAGGGCTGAAGGTTCTCGATGGTTTTTTGTTTAACAACCTTTCCAGTATTGATATTCCTAACACCGTGACTGTGGTTAGGGGCCTTGATGGCAATCAACTCACCAGTATTGAAATCCCAGAATCAGTTACCGTTGTTAGTGGACTTTCCGATAATCAGTTGTCATCTGTTGTCATACCTAATAGCGTAACTGACATATGGAATGGTGCATTTGCGAACAACCAGTTGACTAATGTTGTTATCGGAAACTCGGTCGAAAGAATTGGTAGCGATGCTTTTAGAGGCAATCAGCTAACAAGTATAGATATCCCCGGCAATGTAATTGACATAGGCAACTATGCATTTGCAGACAATCAATTGCAAGAGCTGAACCTTGATAGCTCCCTGTCATTTAACAACTTCATCAATCTTGGAGTATTCCAAAATAATCAGCTGTCAAGAGTAGTCATTCCTGAAGGCATTGAAGTCATCAAGGGAGGTGCTTTCAGTGGCAACTCGCTTACAAGCGCTGAATTTCCTGACAGTCTTGTACGCATCGAAGGTGGTGCATTTCAGGATAATAACTTCACAACAGTTGTTGTGCCTGATAACACCAGCTTGTCTGGTTTTGCGTTTGATTTAGATGTCGAGATATTTAGAGAGAGTTTTGCACCGGCAACAGTTGTCAAGGATGTCAACTACACACTACAGAGTAATGAAGACAACCTGATCCTGACAGGTGTCGAACCCTTGAGAGGCAATGGCAATGAGTTCATCAACATTATCGAAGGTAATGCTGGTAACAACAAACTCAGAGGCTTCTTTGCTCCAGACATTCTCAAAGGGAATGATGGTCGTGACAAGATCAAAGGTGATGAAGGAGCTGACACTCTGATTGGTGGTGTCGGTGGGGACATCCTCACTGGTGGCAGCGGCAGCGACAGCTTTGTCTACGAGACCATCACTGACTCAGGCGTCACACGAAAAACGCGTGACAAGATCACTGACTTCCAGGTCGGAGAGGACCTGATTGATCTCTCTCAGATCGATGCCAATCCAAACCTCTTTGGTGATCAAGCCTTTGAGTTCATCGGGGCTGCCAAGTTTTCGGAAGCTGGTCAAGCACGATTCAAGAACGGTTTACTCAGACTCAATGTTGATGATGACCGTCGGGCAGAGTTCCAAGTCAAGCTCAAAGGTGTGACTGAGCTGTTTGTTGACTCACTGATTCTCTGA
- a CDS encoding HNH endonuclease codes for MVPETITEMSLIQNPDTKQQFYEWMLAEGSLTEKSCKSYCGAISTISRWAVEENVLAGSIYDVVDLSVFLEAKELASGTNEFVVRNIRGRKMFSSALDWYEKFLRHAYVFVGDAESREVVLTTSSLALRESRVGQGIFRRQLNDYWGNMCAVTGYLDTDAESILIGSHIKPWAKSSNHERLDPYNGLLLTPNLDKLFDKGYVSFASNGVILISGSLVSPDVLGLSADMAINEDKFDGRHQAYLDYHRAELFKD; via the coding sequence TTGGTTCCTGAGACCATAACTGAAATGTCTCTTATACAAAACCCGGATACGAAGCAGCAGTTTTATGAGTGGATGCTTGCTGAGGGCAGTCTTACTGAAAAGAGCTGCAAGTCTTACTGCGGTGCGATTTCTACTATTTCCAGATGGGCAGTCGAGGAGAACGTCCTCGCAGGATCAATTTATGATGTCGTCGATTTATCGGTTTTCCTAGAGGCAAAAGAGCTTGCATCTGGGACCAATGAATTCGTGGTTCGCAACATTAGAGGCAGAAAGATGTTTAGTAGCGCTCTGGATTGGTACGAAAAGTTTTTGAGGCACGCCTATGTTTTCGTGGGGGATGCTGAGTCCAGGGAAGTTGTGTTAACTACGTCCTCTCTGGCTTTGCGGGAGTCGAGGGTTGGGCAGGGTATTTTCCGCCGTCAGCTCAATGACTACTGGGGAAATATGTGCGCTGTCACTGGATACCTGGACACTGACGCTGAAAGCATCTTGATTGGCTCCCACATCAAACCATGGGCAAAAAGCTCAAATCATGAAAGACTTGATCCTTATAACGGGCTGCTGCTGACACCCAATTTGGACAAGTTGTTTGATAAGGGCTATGTGTCCTTTGCGAGTAATGGAGTAATACTGATATCAGGCTCGCTGGTATCACCAGATGTTTTAGGTTTGAGTGCTGATATGGCTATTAACGAGGATAAGTTCGATGGTCGGCATCAGGCTTATTTAGATTATCACCGTGCTGAATTATTCAAAGATTGA
- a CDS encoding VOC family protein → MPSFLASAQPSHFGFYVHDLDLMKEFYVDKLGFFITDSWEFQGSRMLFLSKDPHEHHQLVLATGRKNHLPTQFNQISFEVSSPQDLHENFSTIQSIAPNDDLIAMNHGGSWSVYFTDPENNPIEFFAYTQTYAPPIATVPMDMKQSFQQLMEETEALIRQFPESIQWNQWRERFRKNMAG, encoded by the coding sequence ATGCCTTCTTTTCTTGCGTCGGCACAACCTTCACATTTTGGCTTTTACGTACACGACCTCGATCTCATGAAAGAATTTTACGTTGATAAGCTGGGATTTTTCATCACAGATTCCTGGGAGTTCCAAGGATCAAGAATGTTATTTTTAAGCAAAGACCCCCACGAACACCATCAACTTGTCTTGGCAACAGGAAGGAAAAATCATCTACCAACCCAGTTCAATCAAATCTCCTTTGAAGTCTCAAGCCCTCAAGATCTACATGAAAATTTCTCAACAATTCAATCTATCGCCCCTAACGACGACCTCATAGCCATGAACCATGGCGGGAGCTGGTCTGTCTATTTCACTGATCCAGAAAATAATCCGATTGAATTTTTCGCCTACACACAAACCTATGCGCCACCGATTGCAACAGTTCCGATGGACATGAAACAATCCTTCCAACAATTAATGGAAGAAACAGAAGCTCTGATCCGCCAGTTTCCCGAATCGATCCAGTGGAATCAATGGCGAGAGCGCTTTAGAAAAAACATGGCAGGTTAA
- a CDS encoding GAF domain-containing protein has translation MPAATYPGNEAQRLSALNEYKILGTKPEQSYDDITKIASSVCSTPIALLSLVDTDRQWFKSKVGVDIEETPRDWSFCAHAIHSSDPLIVPDALMDDRFHDNPLVCGDPKIRLYAGFPLENSEALRVGTLCVIDRVPRQLTDKECGVMKALARQVVSFLELRKKSINLIESFCAHTENNRMISTCSYCRKAKDKDGNWMHLDKYLSQRSNLNFTHGICDACIEQHFPEVLDAWQAVEGRS, from the coding sequence TTGCCTGCCGCAACGTATCCAGGAAACGAAGCGCAGCGACTAAGCGCTCTCAATGAGTACAAAATTCTTGGTACAAAACCAGAGCAGTCATATGACGACATTACCAAAATTGCATCAAGTGTATGCTCAACCCCAATTGCTCTTCTTAGCTTAGTTGATACTGACAGACAGTGGTTCAAGTCAAAAGTAGGGGTTGACATAGAAGAGACGCCCAGAGATTGGTCTTTTTGCGCCCACGCAATTCATTCATCCGACCCACTCATTGTTCCAGACGCACTGATGGATGATCGTTTCCATGACAATCCACTTGTTTGTGGCGACCCAAAGATAAGGCTTTATGCAGGTTTTCCTCTTGAAAATAGTGAGGCATTGAGAGTGGGCACACTATGCGTCATTGATCGAGTACCCCGCCAATTAACCGATAAAGAATGTGGTGTAATGAAAGCTCTCGCAAGGCAGGTGGTTTCGTTTCTGGAGCTGCGAAAAAAATCGATCAATTTGATTGAATCTTTTTGCGCGCATACTGAAAACAATAGGATGATTTCAACATGCTCTTACTGCAGGAAGGCCAAGGATAAAGACGGAAATTGGATGCATCTTGACAAGTATCTTTCTCAAAGATCAAATTTGAATTTCACGCATGGAATCTGCGATGCATGCATTGAGCAGCATTTCCCTGAGGTTCTGGATGCCTGGCAAGCAGTAGAAGGGCGTAGCTAA
- a CDS encoding response regulator transcription factor produces MEFPLRSEQIRSALDQGKSLLAGKTAVACMGDLLTLASFSLVPVISDSLIGAYTTQEEAADACRKRSPDLLFVTENLGQGYGLSLARHVKEFSPETRTLVFLHRETQAVVREALDAFAEGVIFISSLGKGIDGDFIRSLSAIAEGGNYYPQDVQTAAGYERIEVLPELSEREIEVLKVLSCGMTNKEIADTLFVSAETVKTHVSSIIGKMGVKDRTQAVIKAIKAGI; encoded by the coding sequence ATGGAGTTTCCGCTTCGCTCTGAACAGATCCGATCGGCCTTGGATCAGGGCAAGTCTCTCCTCGCCGGCAAGACCGCGGTGGCTTGCATGGGCGACCTCCTGACTCTTGCCTCCTTCAGCTTGGTGCCTGTCATCAGTGACTCCTTGATAGGGGCGTACACCACACAGGAAGAGGCAGCGGATGCATGTCGGAAGAGATCCCCTGACCTTCTGTTCGTGACGGAAAACCTAGGGCAGGGCTATGGCCTCAGCCTTGCCAGACACGTCAAGGAGTTCAGCCCAGAAACCAGAACCCTGGTGTTCCTCCATCGGGAAACACAGGCAGTCGTGCGGGAAGCCCTTGATGCATTTGCTGAAGGCGTGATCTTCATCAGCTCCTTGGGGAAAGGGATCGATGGTGACTTCATCCGTTCACTTTCAGCCATTGCTGAAGGCGGAAACTACTATCCACAAGACGTTCAGACTGCTGCGGGCTACGAGCGCATAGAGGTCTTGCCTGAACTGTCTGAGCGAGAGATAGAAGTACTGAAAGTGCTCTCCTGCGGGATGACCAATAAGGAAATTGCTGACACCCTCTTTGTGAGTGCAGAGACAGTGAAAACTCACGTCAGTTCCATCATCGGAAAGATGGGTGTTAAAGACAGAACACAGGCAGTCATTAAAGCCATCAAAGCTGGCATATAA
- a CDS encoding GIY-YIG nuclease family protein: MTEGIVYVLTNPAMPGIVKIGKTTRGMGARLNELYSTGVPLPFECAYAARVDDESKVERAFHQAFGPYRINPRREFFDIEPEQAIALLELMALEDMTPALQEEANQVDVEAKAGAEKLKRSRRPPINYLELGIPVGSTLLYIGDGQTTCTVADGRKVEFQGEVMSISKLTADLRNIPGRPINGPAYWSFNGRLLGDIYEEAYSQAD; encoded by the coding sequence ATGACTGAAGGCATCGTTTACGTCCTCACGAATCCGGCCATGCCTGGCATCGTGAAAATTGGAAAGACCACCCGTGGCATGGGTGCTCGTCTCAACGAGCTGTACTCGACTGGAGTACCACTGCCGTTTGAGTGCGCGTATGCCGCCAGGGTTGATGACGAGAGCAAGGTTGAGCGTGCGTTTCACCAGGCGTTCGGCCCGTATCGCATCAACCCACGTCGGGAGTTTTTCGACATTGAGCCAGAGCAGGCGATTGCACTGCTGGAGCTAATGGCTCTTGAGGACATGACGCCTGCATTGCAGGAGGAAGCCAATCAGGTTGATGTTGAAGCCAAGGCTGGCGCTGAGAAGTTGAAGCGGTCACGTAGACCACCCATTAACTATCTGGAACTTGGAATACCTGTTGGCAGCACACTGCTCTACATCGGTGATGGTCAAACCACTTGCACTGTTGCTGATGGGCGCAAGGTGGAATTTCAAGGCGAAGTGATGTCAATTTCAAAATTGACGGCAGACCTGCGAAACATTCCAGGAAGACCCATCAACGGACCTGCTTACTGGTCTTTTAACGGGCGCTTACTGGGTGATATCTACGAAGAGGCCTATAGCCAGGCTGATTGA